A window of Pusillimonas sp. T7-7 contains these coding sequences:
- a CDS encoding tRNA (cytidine(34)-2'-O)-methyltransferase, whose protein sequence is MFHIVLVSPEIPPNTGNVIRLAANTGASLHLVRPLGFELDDKKLKRAGLDYHEWAAMQVHNDLDAALNIIGGDPSRRYALTTKGSRLMAEFSFKPGDVFVFGRETAGLSPGQLACFPQAQRLRLPMMPQQRSLNLSNAVAVTVFEAWRQAGYAGGV, encoded by the coding sequence ATGTTCCACATCGTTCTGGTCTCACCTGAAATTCCACCCAATACGGGTAATGTCATCCGCCTGGCCGCCAATACCGGCGCCAGCCTGCACCTGGTGCGGCCGCTGGGTTTCGAGCTGGACGACAAGAAGCTCAAGCGAGCCGGGCTGGATTATCACGAATGGGCGGCCATGCAGGTGCACAACGATCTTGATGCCGCGTTGAATATCATAGGCGGCGACCCAAGCCGTCGCTACGCCCTGACGACCAAAGGCAGTCGATTGATGGCGGAGTTTTCATTCAAGCCCGGCGATGTTTTTGTGTTCGGTCGTGAAACCGCGGGCTTGTCGCCGGGGCAGCTGGCCTGTTTTCCACAGGCGCAGCGTTTGCGTCTGCCCATGATGCCGCAACAGCGCAGCTTGAATCTGTCTAATGCCGTGGCGGTTACGGTGTTTGAAGCCTGGCGTCAGGCAGGGTATGCGGGCGGCGTGTAG
- the metF gene encoding methylenetetrahydrofolate reductase [NAD(P)H] — MSGKQQAVSLEFFPPRDIAAQEKLVRSAKQLLALHPAYVSVTFGAGGSTRTGTVDTVRLMQNLGCDAAPHLSCIGASRAELADILTMYREQGIKRIVALRGDLPSGMGGDGGDLHYASDLVSFIREHSGDWFHIEVAAYPEMHPQASSAQADLDHFVNKVQAGANSAITQYFFNADAYYDFVDRAQARGVGVPIVPGIMPITNYTQLSRFSNMCGAEIPRWIRLRLADFGDDKASIKDFGVEVISRLSQDLLDNGAPGLHFYTLNNAEVTMAVWKRLDLAV; from the coding sequence ATGAGCGGTAAGCAGCAAGCAGTCAGTCTGGAGTTTTTCCCCCCCCGCGATATCGCGGCGCAAGAAAAGCTGGTGCGTTCGGCCAAGCAGTTGTTGGCCTTGCATCCGGCGTATGTCAGCGTAACGTTTGGCGCCGGCGGATCGACCCGTACGGGCACTGTCGATACGGTGCGTTTGATGCAAAATCTGGGCTGTGATGCGGCGCCGCATTTGTCGTGCATAGGCGCCAGCCGTGCAGAACTGGCAGATATCCTGACTATGTACCGTGAGCAGGGTATCAAGCGGATTGTGGCTTTGCGGGGCGATTTGCCTTCAGGCATGGGGGGCGATGGCGGCGATCTTCATTACGCCAGCGACCTGGTGTCGTTTATTCGAGAGCACAGCGGTGATTGGTTCCACATCGAGGTGGCGGCCTACCCCGAGATGCATCCGCAAGCCAGCAGTGCGCAGGCCGATCTGGACCATTTCGTCAACAAGGTGCAGGCGGGGGCGAATAGTGCGATTACGCAGTATTTTTTCAATGCCGACGCCTATTATGATTTTGTGGACCGTGCTCAGGCCAGGGGTGTAGGTGTACCGATCGTGCCCGGCATTATGCCGATTACAAACTATACGCAGCTGTCGCGGTTCTCGAATATGTGCGGGGCCGAGATTCCGCGCTGGATCAGGTTGCGTTTGGCTGATTTCGGCGATGACAAGGCATCAATCAAGGATTTTGGCGTTGAGGTGATTTCGCGCTTGTCACAAGATTTGCTGGATAACGGGGCGCCTGGCTTGCACTTTTATACGCTGAATAATGCCGAGGTGACGATGGCGGTATGGAAGCGGCTTGATCTTGCTGTTTAG
- a CDS encoding transglycosylase SLT domain-containing protein produces the protein MLVKRQRYQKTLQLSGARPIGSSRLSLALVLALGLTGCAGAERTAASAEETTQAGNQASGTQGVQAATVGPDVSSATLFASLGGVSMGKSNTVKLITPPQAREAVINAREAMQKKQWAQLEALVPLAKADPVLGTYAEYWSLRRKLQDPTQPVPDAEMTHFMQEHPDGYLSDRLKGDWIIAATRAGNYRLAVNLGPVVNSNSLERCSRLLSRHMVGDKVSAKQAMDTFQPNSACWSMLDQLASSQVVTWDDMQPELRAILETSKKGNAQRLAAIMFDSADMVQYAALMKNPKKWLSGRKPPRNRAETELVAIALSRLAYGDQREANAAYVESQWAKAIPKKDLEWVWSQFGLIAALNVELNAIDWYRKSGNAPLTDYNHAWQVRSELRQPRIDWSWVNKSIQRMTKRQASEPVWVYWQGRALAAQGNKQAAAERYQSIAGELDFYGQLASEELGLTPSIPPAPAPLTLDELRQALENPGLQRAIALFDLGWRPEAVPEWNYTLRGMSDRQLLAAAELARYEHIYDRVVNTSLQTENEIDFSQRFVAPFEGRVTEKAREINLDPAWVYGLIRQESRFITDARSRVGASGLMQLMPATARWVAKKIGMTDFTPSSVNDFDTNTILGTNYLSMVLNDLNGSEVLATAGYNAGPRRPVQWRSKFKAPVEGAIFAETIPFTETRLYVKNVMSNATYYSMMFTGKPQSLKKRLGTVTPSPNKKVDLP, from the coding sequence ATGTTAGTTAAGCGACAACGGTATCAGAAAACCCTGCAGCTGTCTGGCGCGCGTCCAATTGGAAGCTCACGCCTGAGTCTTGCGCTGGTGCTTGCCCTGGGTCTGACCGGATGCGCCGGCGCCGAGCGCACGGCGGCCTCGGCCGAGGAAACCACCCAGGCAGGCAACCAAGCTTCCGGTACGCAAGGGGTGCAAGCCGCCACCGTAGGCCCCGATGTAAGCAGTGCGACACTATTTGCGTCGCTGGGCGGCGTGTCTATGGGCAAGTCAAACACCGTCAAGCTTATTACACCGCCTCAGGCGCGTGAAGCCGTCATCAATGCTCGCGAGGCCATGCAAAAGAAGCAATGGGCCCAGCTCGAAGCATTGGTCCCGCTGGCCAAGGCAGATCCGGTTCTGGGCACCTATGCCGAGTACTGGTCCTTACGTCGGAAACTGCAAGATCCAACCCAGCCCGTGCCCGATGCTGAAATGACGCACTTCATGCAAGAGCACCCCGATGGCTATTTAAGCGACCGGCTGAAAGGTGATTGGATCATCGCCGCTACGCGAGCAGGCAATTATCGGCTGGCTGTCAATCTCGGGCCCGTGGTCAACAGTAACTCGCTGGAGCGTTGCTCACGGCTGCTGTCGCGACATATGGTGGGTGATAAGGTTAGCGCCAAGCAGGCGATGGATACTTTCCAGCCTAATTCGGCCTGCTGGAGCATGCTCGACCAGCTCGCAAGCAGTCAGGTTGTGACTTGGGATGATATGCAGCCCGAGCTGCGTGCCATACTTGAAACCAGCAAGAAGGGCAATGCGCAGCGGCTGGCTGCGATCATGTTTGATTCGGCCGATATGGTGCAGTATGCGGCCCTCATGAAGAATCCCAAAAAATGGTTATCGGGCCGCAAGCCGCCGCGTAATCGCGCAGAAACCGAACTGGTCGCCATTGCCTTGTCTCGTCTGGCTTACGGCGATCAGCGTGAAGCCAATGCCGCTTATGTTGAAAGTCAGTGGGCCAAGGCCATACCCAAGAAAGACCTTGAATGGGTCTGGAGCCAGTTCGGTCTGATTGCTGCCCTCAATGTAGAGCTGAATGCCATCGATTGGTACCGGAAGTCGGGTAATGCACCCCTGACCGACTATAACCACGCCTGGCAGGTGCGGTCCGAACTGCGTCAGCCTCGCATAGATTGGAGCTGGGTCAATAAATCCATACAGCGCATGACCAAGCGTCAGGCTTCAGAGCCAGTCTGGGTTTACTGGCAGGGGCGTGCCTTGGCGGCGCAGGGCAATAAACAGGCTGCGGCCGAGCGTTATCAGTCCATAGCTGGTGAACTCGATTTTTACGGCCAACTGGCCAGCGAAGAACTGGGGCTGACGCCGTCAATACCGCCGGCTCCGGCTCCCCTTACGCTTGATGAACTCAGGCAGGCGCTTGAAAACCCCGGTCTGCAACGTGCGATTGCGCTGTTCGACCTGGGCTGGCGCCCCGAAGCCGTGCCCGAATGGAATTACACCTTGCGTGGCATGAGCGATCGCCAGTTGCTGGCGGCTGCCGAGCTGGCGCGCTACGAGCATATTTATGATCGTGTGGTGAATACTTCGCTGCAAACAGAAAATGAAATCGATTTTTCGCAGCGCTTCGTCGCGCCCTTCGAGGGGCGTGTCACAGAAAAAGCGCGTGAGATCAACCTTGATCCAGCCTGGGTGTACGGGCTGATACGCCAGGAGTCGCGCTTTATTACCGATGCGCGTTCGCGAGTGGGCGCTTCGGGCCTGATGCAATTGATGCCCGCCACCGCCCGCTGGGTGGCCAAGAAAATAGGCATGACAGACTTCACGCCGTCTTCAGTCAATGATTTCGATACCAATACGATTTTGGGCACCAATTATCTAAGCATGGTGTTGAACGATCTGAATGGTTCCGAAGTGCTGGCGACCGCGGGCTATAACGCGGGGCCGCGCCGGCCCGTGCAGTGGCGCTCCAAGTTCAAGGCGCCCGTCGAAGGTGCGATTTTTGCCGAAACCATTCCCTTTACTGAAACGCGCCTGTACGTAAAGAATGTCATGTCCAATGCTACGTATTACTCCATGATGTTCACGGGGAAGCCGCAGTCGCTCAAGAAGCGTCTGGGCACGGTTACGCCGTCACCCAATAAGAAGGTTGACTTGCCTTGA
- a CDS encoding 5-formyltetrahydrofolate cyclo-ligase gives MNNSTQNNAASVRAQLKALRAAQSPVDRNRGALLIRGRLFTWLATTRTALRDAGKPAPQNIAAFWSIGDEPPLQPLLEQWAEEEGYQVSLPVVTTPNAPLQFRLWTPGTAMREGSYGIQEPVGPVAPPPDIILVPTLGYTRKGDRVGYGQGYYDRTLADLKEQGHRFTTIGIAWATGDLSAAGIAHTPAEHDFQLDSILTDKGWAVPAPVLS, from the coding sequence ATGAATAACAGCACACAGAATAACGCAGCATCGGTACGCGCACAGCTGAAGGCTTTAAGAGCTGCCCAGAGCCCTGTTGACCGTAACCGCGGTGCGCTGCTGATTCGAGGCCGCTTGTTCACATGGCTGGCTACCACACGTACTGCTTTGCGTGATGCCGGCAAACCGGCGCCGCAAAATATTGCGGCGTTCTGGTCTATCGGAGATGAACCCCCCTTGCAGCCTTTGCTGGAGCAATGGGCTGAAGAAGAAGGATACCAAGTATCTCTACCTGTCGTCACTACTCCGAACGCTCCGTTGCAATTCAGGTTGTGGACGCCCGGCACGGCCATGCGGGAAGGCAGCTACGGCATACAGGAACCAGTAGGGCCGGTTGCACCGCCGCCCGATATCATTCTGGTTCCCACTTTGGGCTACACACGCAAGGGCGACCGCGTAGGCTATGGCCAGGGCTACTATGACCGCACGCTGGCCGACTTGAAAGAGCAGGGCCATCGTTTTACGACGATAGGTATAGCCTGGGCTACGGGTGATCTGTCGGCGGCGGGTATTGCCCATACTCCAGCCGAGCATGATTTCCAGCTGGATTCGATATTGACTGATAAAGGTTGGGCTGTGCCGGCGCCGGTGCTAAGTTAA
- a CDS encoding lysophospholipid acyltransferase family protein has product MMFSKLPFLRFIFSYFGRSPLATRKRWARVLAWLAPRLLRSRAHIVRTNLALCFPERAEQEREAWLHEHFYLLALSIIDRGLCWFGTKDAIMEATPITGLEHLDALLKEQRRIIMLAPHFIGLDAAATRLTLFLKESATMYTPQSDDDVDTLVREGRGRFNTVHLVSRSAGVRGLIRHLRNGVPVYYLPDMDFRETGSIFVPFFGVPAATLLATAQIAKTWDAAVVPIVSRLNAATGQYDIQVLPPLVDFPGEQSAKEATARLNKLIEDWVRVDPPQYYWVHRRFKTRPEGEPRIY; this is encoded by the coding sequence ATGATGTTTAGCAAACTGCCTTTCCTCCGTTTTATTTTTTCTTATTTCGGCCGCAGCCCCCTGGCTACACGTAAGCGCTGGGCGCGTGTGCTGGCCTGGCTGGCGCCCCGGCTGCTGCGTTCGCGGGCGCATATTGTGCGCACCAACCTGGCCTTGTGTTTTCCCGAACGTGCTGAACAGGAACGCGAAGCCTGGCTGCATGAGCATTTTTATTTGCTGGCGCTGTCGATCATAGACAGGGGGCTGTGCTGGTTCGGCACGAAAGACGCCATTATGGAAGCAACCCCCATCACGGGGCTGGAGCACCTGGACGCGCTGCTGAAGGAGCAGCGCCGAATTATTATGCTGGCGCCGCACTTTATCGGGCTGGACGCGGCGGCAACACGGCTGACCTTATTTCTGAAAGAGTCGGCCACCATGTATACCCCGCAAAGCGACGACGACGTAGACACCTTGGTACGCGAGGGACGAGGCCGATTCAATACCGTACATCTGGTGAGTCGCAGTGCAGGAGTGCGAGGGCTGATACGGCATTTGCGCAATGGAGTGCCCGTGTATTACCTGCCTGATATGGACTTTCGCGAAACAGGCTCGATATTCGTGCCTTTTTTTGGGGTGCCGGCGGCCACGCTGCTGGCAACAGCGCAAATTGCAAAAACATGGGACGCGGCGGTCGTGCCCATTGTGAGCCGTCTCAATGCCGCAACGGGCCAATACGACATACAGGTGTTGCCACCCCTGGTCGATTTTCCTGGTGAGCAATCCGCCAAAGAGGCGACCGCACGCCTGAACAAGCTGATAGAAGATTGGGTAAGAGTGGATCCGCCCCAGTATTATTGGGTACACAGGCGGTTCAAGACACGGCCCGAAGGTGAGCCTCGCATTTACTGA
- a CDS encoding phage holin family protein, which translates to MELILVWILNAVALLIVAYILPGITVASFGSALVAALVLGLLNTLVKPVLILLTLPITIVTLGLFLLVLNALVFWFAGTVLKGFQVNGFWWALLGAFVYSIVSGLLSRLLTS; encoded by the coding sequence ATGGAACTCATTCTTGTCTGGATTCTGAACGCTGTGGCCTTGCTGATCGTGGCATATATTTTGCCGGGCATCACGGTGGCATCTTTTGGCTCGGCGCTGGTCGCCGCGCTGGTACTGGGTCTGTTGAATACGTTGGTCAAGCCCGTGCTGATTCTATTGACGCTGCCCATCACGATCGTCACGCTGGGCTTGTTCCTGCTGGTGCTTAATGCGCTGGTGTTCTGGTTTGCGGGCACGGTGCTCAAGGGCTTTCAGGTCAATGGTTTCTGGTGGGCTTTGCTGGGCGCTTTTGTGTACAGCATAGTGTCGGGTCTTTTGTCGAGGTTATTGACTTCATGA
- a CDS encoding DUF1289 domain-containing protein, whose translation METSETRRDDAHSLNPTDSPCVAVCSTLYDDICRGCGRTAMEVANWVFMDDEEKRGVWVRITDQGYPKRKG comes from the coding sequence ATGGAAACGTCCGAAACCCGGCGCGATGACGCTCACAGCCTGAACCCCACCGACTCCCCTTGCGTTGCGGTGTGTTCGACGCTGTATGACGATATCTGCCGTGGTTGCGGACGCACCGCCATGGAAGTGGCCAACTGGGTCTTCATGGACGATGAAGAAAAGCGCGGCGTCTGGGTGCGCATTACCGACCAGGGCTATCCGAAACGCAAAGGCTGA
- the metK gene encoding methionine adenosyltransferase, producing the protein MANNDFLFTSESVSEGHPDKVADQISDSILDAILTQDPNARVAAETLCNTGLVVLAGEITTTANVDYIQVARDTIKRIGYDNTDYGIDYKGCAVLVAYDKQSPDIAQGVDRSSEEALNQGAGDQGLMFGYACDETPDLMPAPIWYAHRLVQRQSELRKDGRLPWLRPDAKSQVTFRYIDGKPAEVDTVVLSTQHAPEISQSDIKEAVIEEIIKPSFPDGLLTPTTKFMINPTGIFVIGGPQGDCGLTGRKIIVDTYGGACPHGGGAFSGKDPSKVDRSAAYAARYVAKNIVAAGLARQCQVQVSYAIGVAEPINITVYTEGTGVIPDEQIARLVRENFDLRPKGIVNMLDLLRPIYAKSAAYGHFGRSEPEFSWEATDKVQALKQAA; encoded by the coding sequence GTGGCAAATAACGATTTCCTATTTACATCCGAATCCGTTTCCGAAGGTCACCCCGACAAAGTCGCCGACCAGATTTCCGACTCCATCCTTGACGCCATCCTTACCCAGGATCCCAACGCGCGTGTTGCGGCCGAAACGCTGTGTAACACTGGCTTGGTCGTGCTGGCCGGTGAAATCACCACCACCGCCAATGTGGATTACATCCAGGTGGCACGCGACACCATCAAGCGCATCGGCTACGACAACACCGACTACGGCATCGACTACAAGGGTTGCGCCGTGCTGGTGGCCTACGACAAGCAGTCCCCTGACATTGCTCAGGGTGTCGACCGTAGCAGCGAAGAAGCCCTGAACCAGGGTGCTGGCGACCAGGGCCTGATGTTTGGCTACGCCTGCGACGAAACCCCCGATCTCATGCCCGCACCCATCTGGTATGCCCACCGTCTGGTGCAGCGCCAAAGCGAACTGCGTAAAGACGGCCGTCTGCCCTGGCTGCGCCCTGATGCCAAGTCACAGGTTACCTTCCGCTACATCGACGGCAAGCCGGCCGAGGTCGACACGGTGGTGCTGTCTACCCAGCATGCGCCCGAGATCTCACAAAGCGACATTAAAGAAGCCGTCATTGAAGAAATCATCAAGCCCAGTTTCCCCGATGGTTTGCTGACGCCCACGACCAAATTCATGATCAACCCCACCGGTATTTTTGTTATTGGCGGCCCGCAGGGCGACTGCGGCCTGACCGGGCGCAAGATCATCGTCGACACTTATGGCGGCGCATGCCCGCACGGTGGTGGGGCATTTTCGGGCAAAGACCCTTCCAAGGTCGACCGCTCTGCGGCCTACGCAGCGCGCTATGTGGCAAAGAACATTGTGGCCGCGGGTCTTGCACGCCAATGCCAAGTGCAGGTCAGCTATGCTATTGGTGTGGCCGAGCCCATCAACATCACGGTATACACCGAAGGCACCGGCGTGATCCCCGACGAGCAAATCGCCCGTCTGGTACGAGAAAATTTCGACTTGCGCCCTAAAGGCATCGTCAATATGCTCGACCTGCTGCGCCCCATCTACGCCAAATCCGCTGCCTACGGGCACTTTGGTCGCTCCGAACCCGAATTCAGCTGGGAGGCCACAGACAAGGTGCAGGCCTTGAAACAGGCCGCCTAA
- the ahcY gene encoding adenosylhomocysteinase, with translation MNTVADTTFSDYKIADISLAGWGRREIAIAETEMPGLMATREEYAAAQPLKGARIAGSLHMTIQTAVLIETLKALGAEVRWASCNIFSTQDHAAAAIAAGGTPVFAIKGETLEDYWNYTHQIFEWPNGQHANMILDDGGDATTLLHLGAKAENDISVLDKPGSEEERVLFASIKAQLARDAKWYSTRLAQVRGVTEETTTGVHRLYQMSKKGELAFPAINVNDSVTKSKFDNLYGCRESLVDGIKRATDVMVAGKIAVVCGFGDVGKGCAQALAALRAQVWVTEVDPICALQASMEGYKVVTLDEAADKADIFVTATGNYHVITRDHMERMKDQAIVCNIGHFDNEIDVAAVEDLQWEEVKPQVDHIIFPDGKRIILLAKGRLVNLGCATGHPSFVMSASFTNQTIAQIELYTRGDAYEKGQVYVLPKHLDEKVARLHLKKLGVQLTELRQDQADYINVPVAGPYKPEHYRY, from the coding sequence ATGAATACTGTCGCAGACACCACTTTTTCCGACTATAAAATTGCCGACATCAGTCTGGCGGGCTGGGGCCGTCGTGAAATCGCGATTGCCGAAACCGAAATGCCCGGCCTGATGGCCACCCGTGAAGAATATGCCGCTGCGCAGCCGCTGAAGGGTGCACGCATTGCCGGCAGCTTGCACATGACCATACAAACGGCGGTGCTGATCGAAACCCTGAAGGCGCTGGGCGCTGAAGTTCGTTGGGCTTCGTGCAATATTTTCTCTACCCAAGACCATGCTGCTGCAGCCATTGCAGCAGGTGGTACGCCGGTGTTCGCCATCAAGGGCGAAACGCTGGAAGACTACTGGAATTACACCCACCAGATTTTTGAGTGGCCCAATGGCCAGCACGCCAACATGATTCTGGATGATGGCGGCGACGCCACGACCTTGTTGCACCTGGGCGCCAAGGCCGAGAACGACATCTCGGTGCTTGATAAGCCAGGCAGCGAAGAAGAGCGTGTGCTGTTTGCTTCAATCAAGGCGCAGTTGGCTCGCGATGCCAAGTGGTATTCCACCCGCCTGGCGCAGGTGCGTGGTGTAACTGAAGAAACCACTACGGGTGTGCATCGCCTGTATCAAATGTCCAAGAAGGGCGAACTGGCCTTTCCCGCCATCAACGTCAACGACTCGGTCACCAAGTCCAAGTTCGACAATCTGTATGGCTGCCGCGAATCGCTGGTAGACGGCATCAAGCGCGCTACCGACGTCATGGTGGCTGGCAAAATCGCCGTTGTATGCGGCTTTGGTGATGTCGGCAAAGGTTGTGCACAGGCGCTTGCGGCCTTGCGTGCCCAGGTTTGGGTTACCGAAGTGGACCCCATCTGCGCGCTGCAGGCTTCCATGGAAGGCTATAAGGTGGTTACCCTGGACGAGGCTGCCGACAAGGCTGACATTTTCGTGACGGCTACCGGCAACTACCATGTGATCACGCGTGATCACATGGAGCGCATGAAAGACCAGGCCATTGTTTGCAACATCGGGCACTTCGACAACGAAATCGATGTGGCTGCGGTTGAAGATCTGCAGTGGGAAGAGGTCAAGCCGCAAGTCGACCACATTATTTTCCCCGACGGCAAGCGCATCATCTTGCTGGCCAAGGGCCGCCTGGTCAATCTGGGCTGCGCCACGGGCCATCCATCCTTTGTGATGTCGGCGTCATTCACCAACCAGACCATTGCGCAGATCGAGCTGTACACGCGCGGTGATGCTTATGAAAAAGGGCAGGTCTATGTATTGCCCAAGCACCTGGACGAAAAAGTTGCGCGCTTGCATCTGAAGAAACTGGGCGTGCAACTGACCGAGTTGCGCCAGGACCAGGCCGACTATATCAATGTGCCGGTAGCCGGGCCCTACAAACCCGAGCACTATCGCTACTAA
- a CDS encoding lysophospholipid acyltransferase family protein translates to MLLALFRFLAWLPLSVLHGIGRLAGVIIYLCPGSYRRRLQTNARQAGYPDAGFARQAAAETGAMVMETPKVWLRTRQCLEKAHSDDNEVVRAALAEGRGILYLTPHLGCFEITARYLLQHGPITVMYRPPRQAFLEPVMEQARNTSGLKAVPATLQGVREFVRALKRGEAVGMLPDQVPGSGEGVWAPFFGKQALTMTLAGRLARQTGVAVILTAGERLPSGKGWRIHYVRLPEPLPTDPQPLATAINSAMEQLIRRFPQQYLWSYNRYKIPNDAPPRPADTP, encoded by the coding sequence ATGCTTCTGGCTCTGTTTCGTTTTCTGGCCTGGCTGCCCCTGTCTGTGCTGCACGGTATCGGCCGCTTGGCCGGAGTCATCATCTATCTGTGCCCGGGCAGTTACCGCCGACGGCTGCAAACCAACGCCAGGCAGGCAGGCTACCCAGACGCCGGGTTTGCACGCCAGGCAGCCGCTGAAACAGGTGCGATGGTCATGGAGACACCCAAGGTCTGGCTACGCACCCGGCAATGCCTGGAAAAAGCACACAGCGACGACAACGAGGTGGTGCGTGCGGCGCTGGCCGAGGGGCGGGGCATTCTGTATTTAACACCGCACCTGGGCTGCTTCGAGATCACTGCCCGTTATCTCTTGCAGCATGGCCCCATTACCGTCATGTACCGGCCGCCGCGCCAGGCCTTCCTCGAGCCCGTGATGGAGCAGGCGCGCAATACGTCGGGCCTGAAGGCTGTGCCGGCCACTCTGCAGGGGGTGCGCGAGTTTGTGCGCGCGCTCAAGCGTGGCGAGGCCGTCGGCATGCTGCCCGACCAGGTTCCCGGCAGCGGCGAAGGAGTGTGGGCGCCCTTTTTTGGCAAGCAAGCCCTGACCATGACGCTGGCAGGCCGACTGGCGCGTCAAACAGGCGTGGCCGTCATTCTTACCGCCGGCGAACGTCTTCCTTCCGGAAAAGGCTGGCGCATACACTATGTACGCCTGCCTGAACCTTTACCCACTGACCCGCAACCTTTGGCCACAGCCATCAACAGCGCCATGGAACAACTGATACGGCGTTTTCCACAGCAGTACCTATGGAGCTATAACCGCTACAAAATTCCCAATGATGCGCCACCGCGTCCTGCTGATACACCGTAA
- a CDS encoding ComF family protein, giving the protein MAYLPALREFTARLLARVPAVCGLCHDSAYGGQLCGYCYQAVTQSMVSGALRCQVCQLALDSQGACPDCTQHTPAFDRVIAAFDYAAPGDLLIHRLKVQRQFTSANMLAGLLADAVRATQPVLPEQLVLVPVPASRTALLRRGFNPAAELAYSLARRLQRPCRPGLVIRMREGVKQSQLGRSARMHSVQSLYACPRSLHGAHIAVVDDVLTTGSTLHSIAQALKAAGAASVWGLILARTPYHVGDH; this is encoded by the coding sequence ATGGCCTATCTGCCTGCCTTGCGCGAATTCACCGCACGCTTGCTTGCACGAGTGCCTGCTGTATGCGGCCTGTGCCATGACAGCGCCTATGGCGGGCAGCTATGCGGCTATTGCTATCAGGCAGTAACGCAGTCTATGGTCAGTGGCGCGCTGCGCTGCCAAGTATGCCAACTGGCGCTGGACAGCCAGGGCGCCTGCCCCGATTGCACGCAGCATACGCCAGCCTTTGATCGCGTGATTGCAGCCTTCGACTACGCGGCGCCGGGAGATCTGCTGATCCATCGCCTGAAAGTGCAGCGGCAATTTACCAGTGCCAACATGTTGGCGGGCCTGTTGGCCGACGCCGTACGGGCAACGCAACCGGTACTGCCCGAACAGCTTGTGCTGGTTCCTGTGCCCGCCAGCCGAACGGCTTTGCTGCGGCGGGGCTTCAACCCGGCGGCCGAGCTTGCATACAGTCTGGCACGGCGGCTGCAGCGGCCATGCAGGCCTGGTTTGGTGATTAGAATGCGTGAAGGCGTCAAGCAAAGCCAGCTGGGCCGATCGGCCCGCATGCACAGCGTTCAGTCTTTGTACGCTTGCCCCCGGAGCTTGCATGGGGCGCATATTGCCGTCGTCGACGATGTGCTGACAACGGGCAGTACCCTGCACAGCATTGCACAGGCGCTCAAGGCTGCCGGTGCGGCGTCGGTATGGGGCCTGATACTGGCGCGCACGCCGTATCATGTGGGCGATCATTGA